A segment of the Lelliottia amnigena genome:
AGAGGGGAGAGGGGAGGTTAGAATTCGTAGCGAGCGCCTAAGTTATAACGGCGGCCTTCCAGCAGCGCCGACTGGTTATATGTGGTGGTGTAAATCGGGTTAGCATCGAACAGGTTGTTAATCCCGGTCATCAGCGTGATGTTCTTATTCAGATGGTAGCGAGCCCCCAAATCCACCAGCGCATAAGCTTCTGTCGAACTGGATTTGCCAATGTCCGGCGAATTGCTGCGCCAGCTTGATTTGGTCCACAACTCCAGATCGTTCAGCACGTTCCAGGTGAGTGAAACGTTAGCCATGCTGGTCGGGAAGTCACTCAGCGCATAGCCTTTATAATCACCGCTTTTCTGCTCGCTGTGCGTGTAGGTGTAGTTGGCGTTGGCTCTCAGTGAGGCGGTCACCTGCCAGTCACCGTTAAGCTCAATACCATAGATTTCCGCATCGCTGACGTTAAAGTACTGGAAAACGCTTTCCGCGACATAACCGTTGTATTGACATTTCTGCGTGGCGGTTTGAGTACAGATGGTTTTGTCGCTGATCTTGTCTTTGAATTTGGTGTAGAAAAGGGTCGCATCAAGTGCCAGCGCATCTTGCTGCCAGTACACGCCCATCTCGGTATTAACGCTTTGTTCGGGTTTCAGATCGTCATTACCGATGCTAATTTCTGAATAGGGATAACGACCATAAACGCTGGTAAAGCCTTCATTATTCTCACGTAAATCCGGTTTCTTATAGCCAGCAGACACGCCGCCTTTCAGCGCCCAGTTTTCGTCAATAGTCCAGTTGCCGTAAAGCTTTGGAGTAACGTGGTAGCCAAAATAGCTGTCGTGATCCAGACGAGCGGAGGTGGTCAACGTGAAGTCAGGCACCATCATCCACGCATCTTCGGCAAACAGCGCCCAACCATTGCGGGTGATTTTACTGACCGGCGTGACGCCAGGCGCTTCTTTGTCCTCGATGCCAAAGGTGTCATCCAGCTCATTGCGCGTCCAGTTTGCGCCAAGCGTGAGCTTGTGATCGCCCAGCGAGAAAGTGTTCGCGCTGTTGGCTTCAACGTTACGTTGCTCGATAAACTGCGAGCTCATCCCCGGGACGCGATATTCCGTTTTGGCTTTTTCGTAACTGATGTAGTTCTTCACTTCCAGCAAATCATCGCCATACCACGCATGCTGGGAAAGCGATGCCGCATCGCGGTCAAAGCCCCAATACCATTGCTTATTGTTATGTGATTTTTCCTGATTACCTTTTGTGACGTTCAGATCCCACAGCTGGGTATTG
Coding sequences within it:
- the cirA_1 gene encoding TonB-dependent receptor — translated: MVTATGFSQERREAPATISVVNEKELNTRSNQNVTEALREMPGVLVGNGHGSLATGDVQMRGMDSTYTSYMVNGIKQATRESRPYGHHIGTEAAFMPPIAAIERIEVIRGPMSSLYGSDSIGGVVNVITKKAYNLETWTGVLENNYFLQEKSEYGNTNQTNAFLMGPIIPGKLGVSVAADYLDRRDDDSQSDERFVKHEAGNLDATIAMSPTNTQLWDLNVTKGNQEKSHNNKQWYWGFDRDAASLSQHAWYGDDLLEVKNYISYEKAKTEYRVPGMSSQFIEQRNVEANSANTFSLGDHKLTLGANWTRNELDDTFGIEDKEAPGVTPVSKITRNGWALFAEDAWMMVPDFTLTTSARLDHDSYFGYHVTPKLYGNWTIDENWALKGGVSAGYKKPDLRENNEGFTSVYGRYPYSEISIGNDDLKPEQSVNTEMGVYWQQDALALDATLFYTKFKDKISDKTICTQTATQKCQYNGYVAESVFQYFNVSDAEIYGIELNGDWQVTASLRANANYTYTHSEQKSGDYKGYALSDFPTSMANVSLTWNVLNDLELWTKSSWRSNSPDIGKSSSTEAYALVDLGARYHLNKNITLMTGINNLFDANPIYTTTYNQSALLEGRRYNLGARYEF